The genomic DNA GTGTGGGGCGGCCTGCGCCGCCGCCTGCCGGTGCTACGCCACGCGCACGACCCGCACGTCCAACTCTTTCGCCGCTCGCGTGACGTGCGCCCGGTCGGTGTCGCTCACGTAGACGAGGTCCGCGACGGTCCAGCCGGGCCAGTCGGCCTCGATGAGCTCGCGCGCGGCCAGCAGGTCGCCGACGGTCCCCACGCGCGCCGCGCCGGGGTCGAAGGCGACCAGCGTCACGGTCTCCTCGGCGAAGGTGTCCTTCCCGCGCAGGGTCTCGAACAGGTCGGCCTTCGTCACCCCGACCGCCTCGTCGGCTTCGGGGTTGACGTACTCCGTCCCCGCGTGGGCCGTGTACACCTCCGGCAGTTCCTGCTCGCGGTCGGTGAGACAGACCGCGTCGACTGTGACGTGGTCGCCCTCCTCGCCCAGCGAGAGGCCGGCGGGCACGTCGACCCACCACTTGCCGTCGGGCGAGGCGTCCGACTCGATGAACGCGCGCCGGAGCGAACCGCGTGCGTCGGTCATGGTCGGGGAAGGACAGGACGGCGACGGACAAATCTCCGTCGGTGACGCCCCGTTTCAGCCCCCCTCGACGGTCACGACCGCGGCGTGCTCGTCCAGGGTCAGGCGCAGTTCGTCCCCCTCGTGGCGGACGGTCACCTCGACGCGTGGCGGGTCCGTCGAGACGATGGTGTCCTCGTTCCGGTTCCGCAGCCGTTCCCACCGTCGCGTTCGCTCCACGTCGCCCAGGCTGTACTCGATCTCGACGCCGCGCTCGTAGAAGAAGGAGATGACGGCGGGGTGGTGCATGACCAGCGTTCGCGGCGTGATGGCGTGGTAGTTCTTGCAGACGGAGCAGGACAGGATGACGAGCGCGGCCGGCGCGCGACCGCAGTTCCCACAGACTCCCTCCTCGTCGTGGTCCTCGCAGACGGTGAGCCCCGTCGACACCGGGCCGGAGCACTCGTCGCAGACCCCCTCCAGCATCGTCTTCACGTCCTGGTGCCCGCGGTTCAGGGCTGCCGCCCACAGCTCCTCGGGGGTCCGGTCGACGAATCCCGCCGGGTCGAGCGCGGCCCCCGTCAGGTAGCCGTCCGGCTGCTCACCGTCGCCGGCGAACACGCCGTCGCACTCCGTGCAGACGTGGTAGAGCCACTCGTCCTCGTACAGGACGGCCGTCTCGCCGCCGCACGCGGGGCAGGGCACGTCCATGGGCGTCCGCTCCAGTGTCGGCTCCTCGATGCCCGCCCCCGCGATGACGGTGCGGACGAGCTTCTGCCCCGCGCGCCGGAGGACGTAGCCGTCCTCGACCTTGCGGACGAACTGCCCGACGAGCTGTTCGAGGTGGTAGTTGAACTGGCCGGAGTCGCGCGTGCCGACCCGCTCGCGCAGCTCCGAGAAGGCGATGCCCTCCTCCGGGTGCATCGAGTCGTGGGCCTCCCAGAGCGCCAGCAGGATCGCCAGCCGCGTCTCGTTGCGCAGCGCGGCGAAGGCCCCGGTCGCACGCTCCATGTCGCCCCCCGCGGCCGCCTCCAGCGGCGACGACACCGAGTCCTCGGTCATAGCTGCCACGAACGACGGCGGGGCCATAAGCCATCGGTCCGGTGACGTGGCCCCCGGCATCGAACCACCGGCTCACGGGCGGAGCGGGCGGCACGGCGGACGACGGGGGAGAAAGGGGGTCTCAGGTGTCCTCGGCGAGCTGGACGTTGAGTCGCTCCTCGAGCGCGGTGATGAGCGAGCCGCCGACGCCCGCGCGGGTCGCGCGGCCCTGTTCGACGGCCAGCACGTCGGCCTCGTCGACGCCGAGTTCGCCCGCGAGCTCGTCGGTCTGGAGCCCGGCCTCCTGGCGGGCGTCCTCGAGCCGGTCGCCGTAGTCGCGGACGAGGTACGGGAGCGGGTCGTCGTCGTAGTCGGTGCCGCCCTTCTCCCAGTGCTCGGGGTTGCCCTTCCGGGCGTCGTTCACCTTCGCGGTGTTATGAGCGGCCCGACGCCGGCGCTCGCGCTCCTCGTCCTCCTCGCCCCGGCCGTCGTCGTCCTCGGCGTGGCGGGCGCACTCGCCACAGACATCCAGCTTCGCGCCCGCCACGGTCGCGGTCCGGAGGTCGCGGTCCTCGGCGCCACACAGCTCGCAACTGTCGCTGGCGCCCCCGCTGCGTCCCCCGGTCGAGTACTTCGCCATGGCGACACAGAGCCGACCCAGACACTTCAAATTCGCGTTCGGCCCGATTCTCCGGGTGACTCGTCCCCGAACCGGGACCGTGGCACGCTCCCCCGCCCCGCGCGTGGAACGAAAACCATATCAGCAAATCTCTCGTCCGTCCGATTGGCTTCGGCACCAGAACGTGCGTGGGTAGCCAAGCCAGGCCAACGGCGCAGCGTTGAGGGC from Haloglomus litoreum includes the following:
- a CDS encoding DUF7351 domain-containing protein produces the protein MTEDSVSSPLEAAAGGDMERATGAFAALRNETRLAILLALWEAHDSMHPEEGIAFSELRERVGTRDSGQFNYHLEQLVGQFVRKVEDGYVLRRAGQKLVRTVIAGAGIEEPTLERTPMDVPCPACGGETAVLYEDEWLYHVCTECDGVFAGDGEQPDGYLTGAALDPAGFVDRTPEELWAAALNRGHQDVKTMLEGVCDECSGPVSTGLTVCEDHDEEGVCGNCGRAPAALVILSCSVCKNYHAITPRTLVMHHPAVISFFYERGVEIEYSLGDVERTRRWERLRNRNEDTIVSTDPPRVEVTVRHEGDELRLTLDEHAAVVTVEGG
- a CDS encoding helix-turn-helix domain-containing protein, with translation MAKYSTGGRSGGASDSCELCGAEDRDLRTATVAGAKLDVCGECARHAEDDDGRGEEDEERERRRRAAHNTAKVNDARKGNPEHWEKGGTDYDDDPLPYLVRDYGDRLEDARQEAGLQTDELAGELGVDEADVLAVEQGRATRAGVGGSLITALEERLNVQLAEDT